Proteins encoded within one genomic window of Desulfatiglans sp.:
- a CDS encoding cupin domain-containing protein — translation MNRIIMKVFNRHNSNNTGDLKILTSWMLISPYNSATQNLSLQISEIPVGSEQPVHNHEPEQCYYIIRGTGLMVIENESQEVKEGDAIFIPSNSKHGIKNLGSEILEYITANAPAFSKEYEATLWPEAPKLKRLISKC, via the coding sequence TTGAACAGGATTATTATGAAAGTATTCAACAGACACAATTCAAATAATACCGGAGACCTAAAGATATTAACATCATGGATGCTGATAAGCCCTTATAACTCTGCAACCCAAAACCTCTCACTTCAAATATCAGAGATCCCTGTTGGTTCAGAGCAACCAGTTCATAATCATGAGCCTGAGCAGTGTTATTACATCATCAGAGGCACAGGGCTTATGGTTATTGAAAATGAATCCCAAGAGGTAAAAGAAGGTGATGCCATTTTTATTCCATCAAATTCTAAGCATGGCATAAAGAACCTGGGAAGCGAGATTTTAGAGTACATCACGGCAAATGCGCCTGCGTTCAGCAAAGAGTATGAGGCCACCTTGTGGCCGGAAGCGCCTAAATTGAAAAGGTTGATATCCAAATGTTAA
- a CDS encoding type II toxin-antitoxin system Phd/YefM family antitoxin encodes MQRLKIDQDIKPLSEVRTGIANYIKQVRDTKRSVIITQHGKGVAVLMDASEYENMQEKLELLTDVQTSLSQLAQGQGIAHKAAKNKIFTEWHWVQSTGL; translated from the coding sequence ATTCAAAGATTAAAAATTGATCAAGATATCAAACCATTGTCTGAGGTAAGGACAGGCATAGCAAACTATATTAAGCAGGTTCGTGATACGAAAAGATCAGTTATTATTACACAGCATGGTAAAGGTGTTGCCGTTTTAATGGATGCATCTGAATATGAAAACATGCAGGAAAAGCTTGAACTTTTAACTGATGTCCAGACATCTCTTAGTCAACTTGCACAGGGACAGGGAATCGCCCATAAGGCAGCAAAAAATAAAATATTTACAGAATGGCATTGGGTACAATCAACTGGTCTATGA
- a CDS encoding DUF2238 domain-containing protein → MNESEKGSAKFLKWLLAAYAVLFIILAINPVDRATWLVENLTVWIILAVIITLYLYKIIFTKTAYALMFVLVYLHTIGGHWTFAMVPFDWITHLFNFSRNHFDRVAHFSVGFYAFAIAELLWRKRLVNNRFLLFTYPVFCIGTLAMTYELVEWIYAALSDPAAGAAYLGSQGDIWDAQKDMLADTLGALTAMLLFIHIRKPVFKKKEV, encoded by the coding sequence ATGAACGAATCAGAAAAAGGATCGGCGAAATTTTTGAAATGGCTGTTAGCGGCCTATGCAGTGTTGTTTATTATACTCGCGATTAATCCGGTGGATAGGGCCACCTGGCTGGTCGAAAATCTGACAGTCTGGATCATCCTTGCAGTGATCATCACTCTCTATTTATATAAAATTATTTTTACCAAAACGGCTTATGCGCTGATGTTTGTTCTGGTCTATTTGCATACCATTGGAGGGCACTGGACCTTTGCAATGGTGCCGTTTGATTGGATTACACATCTTTTTAATTTTTCAAGAAACCATTTTGACAGGGTGGCCCATTTCTCGGTTGGCTTTTATGCCTTTGCAATAGCTGAATTACTGTGGAGAAAACGCCTGGTAAATAACAGATTTCTCCTTTTCACATACCCGGTTTTTTGTATTGGAACCCTTGCCATGACCTACGAACTGGTGGAGTGGATATACGCCGCCTTGTCCGACCCGGCTGCGGGGGCAGCCTATCTGGGGAGTCAGGGAGACATCTGGGATGCTCAAAAAGATATGCTCGCCGATACCCTGGGAGCCCTGACCGCCATGTTATTATTTATTCATATTCGAAAACCGGTTTTTAAAAAGAAAGAGGTGTAA
- a CDS encoding type II toxin-antitoxin system RelE/ParE family toxin: MYKIDISRAAGQIIKALPPKQYRQIVATILSLRENPAPSDSKQLSGDAGYHHVDIGEHRIIYRFDKDKVNIAVIGNRNDDEVFKRFAQ; the protein is encoded by the coding sequence ATGTATAAAATAGATATCTCCCGGGCAGCAGGTCAAATTATAAAAGCCTTACCCCCAAAACAATACAGGCAAATAGTCGCGACCATACTTTCCCTCAGAGAAAATCCTGCGCCCAGCGATTCCAAACAGCTTTCAGGAGATGCGGGATACCATCATGTTGATATCGGTGAGCATCGTATTATTTACCGTTTTGACAAAGATAAGGTTAATATTGCAGTAATTGGTAACAGAAATGATGACGAGGTATTTAAACGATTTGCACAGTAA
- a CDS encoding type II toxin-antitoxin system prevent-host-death family antitoxin, producing MEVDMQISATELKNRLGQYLDAAETSPVLIEKSGRIKSVLISNSMYEKLLSYEDAYWASKAKKAEELGYLGKRASEAFFTHG from the coding sequence ATGGAGGTTGATATGCAGATAAGTGCAACAGAACTAAAAAACAGGCTTGGTCAATATCTGGATGCCGCAGAAACATCCCCTGTATTAATTGAAAAATCAGGGAGAATTAAATCTGTTTTGATTTCAAATAGTATGTATGAAAAGCTCCTTTCTTATGAGGATGCCTACTGGGCTTCAAAGGCAAAAAAGGCAGAAGAATTAGGTTATTTAGGAAAGAGGGCCTCAGAAGCGTTCTTCACCCATGGTTGA
- the acs gene encoding acetate--CoA ligase, which produces MSNEKKVDSVYVEKRVFNPSKEFVDNALLKSDAEYEKMYKRSIDDPEGFWGEMAEKHIDWFKKWDGPVEKYDFKDNINVEYFKGGKLNITYNCLDRHLKTWRKNKAALIFQGEPLEETVTYTYQQLHREVCKFANVLKGLGVKKGDRVAIFLPMIMELPVAMLACARIGAIHSIVFGGFSADALKDRIQDCKAEILITCNYGYRSGKVLSSKASADAAMNACPTIKKCVVVNRINKETEMKEGRDLWWHELMADASPVCEPEPMDAEDPLFILYTSGSTGKPKGVLHTTAGYLLYTTMTMKYVFDIKDEDVYWCTADIGWVTGHSYIVYGPLSVGATSIVFESVPNYPQPDRFWEVVEKFGVNIFYTAPTAIRAIMKNGDDWPNKRDLSSLRLLGSVGEPINPEAWMWYYTVIGKEKCPVTDTWWQTETGGHLIAGIPGAMAMKPGSASKPFFGVVPVILSADGSEADSKEGGHLYIKKSWPGMMRTVYGDPDRFKSQYFVQSPGLYFTGDGARKDEDGFYWLLGRVDDVINVSGHRLGTAEVESALVAHESVAEAAVVGYPHDIKGQGIYAYVTLKQGFTASDELKKTLVAHIRKEIGPIASPDKLHFADGLPKTRSGKIMRRILRKIAEGEVGALGDTSTLAEPDVVDKLVSGRQ; this is translated from the coding sequence ATGTCCAATGAAAAAAAGGTCGACTCTGTTTACGTAGAAAAGAGGGTTTTTAACCCATCAAAGGAGTTTGTTGATAATGCCCTTTTAAAAAGCGATGCAGAATATGAAAAAATGTACAAACGTTCAATAGATGACCCAGAGGGTTTCTGGGGTGAAATGGCTGAAAAACATATAGACTGGTTCAAAAAATGGGACGGACCGGTCGAGAAATATGATTTCAAGGATAACATCAATGTTGAATACTTCAAGGGTGGCAAGCTCAATATCACATACAACTGCCTTGACCGTCACCTTAAGACCTGGAGAAAGAACAAGGCCGCTCTGATCTTCCAGGGCGAACCCCTTGAGGAAACAGTTACATACACCTATCAGCAGCTCCATCGCGAAGTATGTAAATTCGCAAACGTCCTTAAGGGCCTGGGCGTTAAAAAGGGTGACAGGGTAGCTATATTCCTCCCGATGATCATGGAACTTCCTGTTGCAATGCTTGCATGTGCAAGGATCGGCGCCATCCACAGCATAGTATTCGGCGGATTCAGCGCAGATGCGCTTAAAGACCGCATACAGGACTGTAAGGCTGAAATCCTGATTACATGCAACTATGGTTACAGGTCAGGCAAAGTCCTCTCCAGCAAGGCATCTGCTGATGCAGCCATGAATGCTTGTCCGACCATTAAAAAGTGCGTTGTTGTAAACAGGATAAACAAGGAAACAGAGATGAAGGAAGGCCGTGACCTTTGGTGGCATGAGCTGATGGCAGATGCATCACCGGTATGTGAACCAGAGCCGATGGATGCAGAAGACCCCTTGTTTATCCTTTACACAAGCGGAAGCACAGGAAAGCCAAAGGGTGTTCTTCATACAACAGCAGGTTACCTGCTCTATACAACCATGACCATGAAGTATGTGTTCGACATTAAGGACGAAGATGTTTACTGGTGTACGGCAGATATAGGCTGGGTAACAGGCCACAGCTACATAGTATACGGCCCACTCTCAGTAGGTGCAACATCCATAGTATTTGAAAGCGTTCCCAACTATCCTCAGCCTGACCGTTTCTGGGAAGTTGTTGAAAAATTTGGCGTAAACATATTCTATACAGCCCCCACTGCAATCAGGGCAATCATGAAGAATGGAGATGACTGGCCTAACAAGAGAGACCTTAGCAGCCTGAGGCTCCTTGGCAGCGTTGGCGAGCCAATTAATCCTGAGGCATGGATGTGGTATTACACAGTTATCGGAAAGGAAAAGTGCCCGGTAACAGACACATGGTGGCAGACAGAGACAGGCGGCCATCTTATCGCGGGAATCCCCGGCGCAATGGCAATGAAGCCCGGTTCAGCAAGCAAACCATTCTTTGGAGTTGTTCCCGTTATCCTTTCTGCTGACGGCAGTGAAGCAGACAGCAAGGAAGGCGGACATCTCTATATTAAAAAATCATGGCCTGGAATGATGAGAACCGTTTATGGCGATCCTGACAGGTTCAAGAGTCAGTATTTTGTTCAGAGCCCAGGCCTGTACTTTACCGGTGACGGCGCAAGAAAGGATGAAGACGGCTTCTACTGGCTTTTGGGCAGGGTTGATGACGTAATCAACGTTTCCGGTCACAGGCTTGGTACCGCTGAAGTAGAAAGCGCACTTGTAGCACATGAGTCTGTTGCTGAAGCAGCTGTTGTTGGTTACCCGCATGACATTAAGGGACAGGGCATTTATGCATATGTAACACTGAAGCAGGGTTTCACTGCCTCTGATGAGCTCAAAAAGACGCTTGTTGCCCACATTAGGAAGGAGATCGGCCCGATTGCCTCTCCTGACAAGCTGCATTTTGCGGATGGCCTCCCCAAGACACGCAGTGGAAAGATCATGAGAAGGATACTGAGAAAGATCGCTGAAGGTGAGGTAGGCGCCCTTGGTGATACATCAACACTGGCGGAACCTGATGTAGTAGATAAGCTGGTATCAGGCAGACAGTAA
- a CDS encoding OFA family MFS transporter: protein MSQQIKNRGWMVTFSGTGINLALGILYAWSIFKDAIKVSIESAAPGAFDWDIATLNDPYAICCLVFAFSMILAGKCQDKFGPRITSFLGGILVGIGLIWISTTTSYITWILGFGVLSGIGIGFGYSAATPPALKWFPPKKTGLIAGLVVSGFGLASVYIAPLSQFLLGTYGIQRSMFFYGIAFLIIVCLLSLMLINPPAGYVPESSTSSGSGTSKAIQSNFLPSEMLKTGAFYRIWLLYFIGSGAGLMVIGSVASMAKKSMGDMAFLAVAIMAIGNAGGRIIAGILSDKIGRKATLIIMLLFQAILMFIAIPVVGSGNTNSIILVFIATLIGFNYGTNLSLFPSLTKDSWGLKNFGINYGIVFTAWGVGGFVMGRLSQMLQASSGSYNSSFITAGILLIISVIVAFTIKSEKQP from the coding sequence ATGTCACAGCAAATTAAAAACAGGGGTTGGATGGTTACATTCAGTGGTACAGGTATAAACCTTGCCCTTGGAATATTGTATGCATGGAGCATCTTTAAGGATGCAATCAAGGTATCCATTGAATCGGCAGCCCCGGGGGCCTTTGACTGGGATATCGCCACCCTGAATGACCCTTACGCAATCTGCTGTCTTGTTTTCGCATTTTCAATGATACTGGCTGGAAAATGTCAGGATAAATTCGGGCCGCGAATAACCTCTTTTCTTGGTGGGATCCTGGTCGGAATCGGGCTGATATGGATATCAACCACCACCAGTTATATCACCTGGATCCTGGGATTCGGAGTCCTGTCCGGTATAGGGATAGGGTTTGGATACTCCGCTGCCACACCGCCTGCTTTGAAATGGTTTCCTCCTAAAAAGACCGGTCTGATCGCAGGGCTTGTTGTTTCAGGATTCGGGCTGGCTTCAGTTTATATTGCGCCTCTGTCACAGTTTCTTTTAGGCACGTATGGCATTCAGAGATCAATGTTTTTTTACGGAATTGCCTTTCTGATTATTGTATGCCTTCTATCACTCATGCTGATAAATCCCCCTGCAGGGTATGTCCCTGAAAGCAGCACCTCTTCCGGCTCAGGCACTTCAAAGGCAATACAGTCAAATTTCCTGCCCTCAGAAATGTTGAAAACAGGGGCTTTTTACAGGATATGGCTGCTTTATTTTATAGGTTCAGGGGCAGGCCTAATGGTAATAGGAAGCGTGGCCAGTATGGCAAAAAAGAGTATGGGTGATATGGCGTTTCTTGCTGTCGCTATTATGGCCATTGGAAATGCAGGAGGAAGGATTATCGCCGGTATCCTGTCTGATAAGATAGGAAGGAAAGCCACACTGATCATCATGCTTCTTTTCCAGGCGATCCTTATGTTTATCGCCATACCGGTAGTAGGGTCTGGCAACACAAACAGCATTATCCTGGTATTTATCGCTACCCTGATCGGTTTTAACTATGGAACAAACCTCTCTCTTTTTCCTTCACTCACAAAGGACAGCTGGGGTTTAAAGAATTTCGGTATCAATTATGGTATTGTTTTTACAGCCTGGGGTGTAGGTGGATTTGTAATGGGCAGGCTTTCACAGATGTTGCAGGCCAGTTCTGGCAGCTATAACTCTTCATTTATTACAGCAGGCATCCTTTTGATTATCTCTGTTATAGTAGCTTTTACCATAAAGAGTGAAAAGCAGCCATAA
- the rpsF gene encoding 30S ribosomal protein S6, with product MRHYEIIYIVNPNLNSDEYREVLKKYSEIIANNKGVVIKTEEWGKQRLAYRIRKFYNGVYVYVEFCALANSIVELERNLKLDDNILKFQTVKLADQADPEELIQKAQIEVKPTEQPLKVNDDADGQDYYDQEESEVENGEE from the coding sequence ATGAGGCATTATGAAATAATTTATATTGTGAACCCCAATCTGAACAGCGATGAATATCGCGAGGTATTAAAAAAATACAGCGAAATCATCGCTAATAACAAGGGAGTTGTTATTAAGACAGAAGAATGGGGCAAACAGAGGCTGGCCTACAGAATAAGAAAATTCTATAATGGCGTTTATGTATATGTTGAGTTCTGTGCCTTGGCCAACTCAATCGTAGAACTAGAAAGAAACCTTAAGTTAGACGACAACATCCTGAAATTCCAGACAGTAAAACTCGCTGACCAGGCAGACCCTGAGGAGCTTATCCAAAAGGCTCAGATCGAGGTTAAACCTACGGAGCAGCCCTTAAAGGTAAATGATGACGCAGATGGGCAGGATTATTATGATCAGGAAGAAAGCGAGGTAGAGAATGGAGAGGAATAA
- a CDS encoding 30S ribosomal protein S18 — MERNNNYNNRDRDKDRDSKKGGMSFHRRKICRFCADSTLPIDYKDHKMLRLFTTERGKIVPRRISGNCAKHQRMITIEINRARYIALLPYTTATVR; from the coding sequence ATGGAGAGGAATAACAACTACAATAATAGAGACAGGGATAAAGACAGGGACAGTAAAAAAGGCGGTATGTCATTTCACAGAAGAAAGATCTGCAGATTCTGTGCAGACAGCACCCTGCCGATTGATTATAAAGACCACAAGATGTTAAGGCTGTTTACAACCGAACGAGGGAAGATCGTCCCAAGAAGGATCTCAGGTAACTGCGCCAAACATCAGAGGATGATTACCATAGAAATAAACCGTGCCCGTTATATTGCGCTGCTGCCCTACACGACAGCGACAGTAAGATAA
- a CDS encoding 50S ribosomal protein L9 yields the protein MKVILTTEIDSLGLEGDTVTVAKGYARNYLIPKGFALEATNQNIKLIEMQKKKIDERRLKAQEGAEKVKELINEKVITITQKAGDEEKLYGSVTTMDIAESLEREGISVDRRKIVLDRPIKTLGEYEVTIKLHPNVAAKLKVMVAAEE from the coding sequence ATGAAAGTTATATTGACAACAGAAATAGATTCATTGGGTCTTGAGGGAGACACAGTTACTGTGGCAAAGGGTTATGCCCGTAATTACCTTATCCCAAAAGGATTTGCCCTTGAAGCAACCAATCAGAATATTAAATTAATTGAGATGCAGAAAAAAAAGATAGATGAACGCAGACTCAAAGCCCAGGAAGGTGCTGAAAAGGTCAAAGAGCTTATCAATGAAAAGGTTATAACAATTACACAGAAGGCAGGTGACGAGGAGAAACTTTACGGCTCTGTCACAACCATGGATATAGCCGAATCGCTTGAAAGAGAAGGCATCTCAGTTGACAGGAGAAAGATAGTTCTGGATAGGCCAATAAAAACCCTTGGGGAATATGAGGTTACTATAAAGCTCCATCCTAATGTAGCAGCAAAACTCAAGGTAATGGTAGCAGCCGAGGAATAA
- the dnaB gene encoding replicative DNA helicase: MNRVKEKATPSTAKVPPHNIEAEQSILGGVLINNEAMNQIMDILTPECFYREAHGLIFQGMIALYNNNEPIDLITLSQHLTQKENLEKAGGMDYLTSLVEAVSTSAGIEYHAEIVHDRHVRRKLLSECSTISESCLQNWHTTEELLDMAEQSIFDIAEEKISEGFSPMESVINESFKKLESVSAEDGFITGVTTGFIEFDKLTAGLQPSDLVILAARPSMGKTAFALNIGYNAALKTKKGVAVFSLEMSKMQLGMRLLGFEAQIDASKLRTGTLRDKDWTTLTHAAGVLSELPLFIDDTSGIGVLDMKAKCRRLLKKTNLGMVIVDYIQLVQGKSKVESRQIEISEISRGLKALAKDLNVPVLVLSQLNRKVEDRPNKRPQIADLRESGAIEQDADIIVFIYRDEVYHGTTDENKNIAEIIIAKQRNGPTGAFRLTFQKEFTRFRDYVGENNYFQEV; the protein is encoded by the coding sequence ATGAATCGGGTAAAAGAGAAGGCAACCCCCTCAACAGCCAAGGTTCCGCCGCATAATATTGAGGCGGAACAGTCTATACTGGGAGGGGTACTGATCAATAATGAGGCCATGAACCAGATCATGGATATCCTAACCCCTGAATGCTTTTACCGGGAGGCACATGGGCTAATCTTCCAGGGGATGATTGCCCTCTACAACAATAACGAACCGATTGATCTCATTACACTTTCTCAGCATCTTACTCAAAAAGAAAATCTAGAAAAGGCAGGGGGCATGGATTACCTGACCTCCCTTGTTGAGGCTGTTTCAACCTCCGCGGGGATAGAATATCATGCTGAAATAGTACATGACAGGCATGTACGCAGAAAACTCCTTTCTGAATGTTCCACAATAAGTGAGTCATGCCTGCAGAACTGGCATACCACAGAGGAGCTGCTCGACATGGCAGAGCAGTCTATCTTTGATATTGCGGAAGAAAAGATCAGTGAAGGCTTTTCTCCAATGGAAAGCGTTATCAATGAAAGCTTCAAGAAACTGGAAAGCGTATCAGCGGAAGATGGTTTTATCACAGGTGTCACCACTGGGTTTATAGAATTCGATAAGTTGACTGCTGGCCTTCAGCCTTCTGATCTTGTTATACTTGCCGCAAGGCCAAGTATGGGGAAAACTGCATTTGCCCTTAATATCGGCTACAACGCTGCTTTAAAGACTAAAAAAGGGGTGGCGGTTTTTTCACTTGAGATGTCAAAGATGCAGCTTGGTATGAGGCTCTTGGGTTTTGAGGCACAGATAGATGCCTCAAAACTGCGTACAGGCACACTGAGGGATAAAGACTGGACAACCCTGACCCATGCCGCGGGGGTTCTTTCTGAATTACCTCTATTCATTGATGATACATCAGGCATAGGTGTTCTTGATATGAAGGCAAAATGCCGGAGGCTTTTGAAAAAAACCAACCTGGGCATGGTAATTGTAGATTATATCCAGCTGGTTCAGGGGAAATCAAAGGTCGAGTCAAGGCAGATTGAGATATCTGAAATTTCCAGGGGGCTTAAAGCCCTTGCAAAAGACCTTAACGTCCCTGTTCTTGTACTCTCACAGTTAAACAGGAAGGTTGAAGACCGGCCCAATAAGAGGCCCCAGATAGCAGATCTGAGGGAGAGCGGCGCCATTGAACAGGATGCAGATATCATTGTCTTTATATATAGAGACGAGGTATACCACGGCACCACGGATGAAAACAAAAACATTGCTGAAATAATTATAGCTAAACAGAGAAACGGCCCGACCGGGGCATTCAGGCTTACATTTCAGAAAGAGTTTACCAGATTCAGGGATTATGTTGGGGAGAATAATTATTTTCAAGAGGTCTAG
- a CDS encoding cold shock domain-containing protein, with product MANGTVKWFSDKKGFGFIELEDGSGDVFVHHSAINMDGFKSLDEGDKVTLEIEQGKRGPSAKNVTKL from the coding sequence ATGGCAAACGGAACCGTAAAATGGTTTAGTGACAAAAAGGGCTTCGGCTTTATAGAGCTCGAAGATGGCAGTGGTGATGTATTTGTGCACCATTCAGCCATAAACATGGATGGTTTTAAGAGCCTTGATGAGGGCGATAAGGTGACCCTGGAAATCGAACAGGGAAAGCGCGGCCCATCGGCAAAGAACGTTACCAAGCTGTAA
- a CDS encoding flippase-like domain-containing protein — protein sequence MENKRPLKTVNWKLWTGLFLSALFLFVAFRRVDIWKTGQIIASSDYTLLLPAALITIIQYIIRALRWEIFLCHVQKTGFKNRLLSIFTGFAANCVLPARLGELVRANSLGQIEEISKSAVFGTLVIERLYDGFIMLIIIVIGLMSTTFPPEFNHIIEHIRWSSLIFFCAIVLAMFFIALIRRRPDIFQRVIDKILFLFSEAVRKKIGLVLDNFFLGLSPVKECRPLLMALLWSLLLWGLSLFQIHLVGIASGIRLPFVTTFLIMGFLFAGVIVPSAPGFIGAYHLAGQYAYIVLGISAEAGLSVATLLHALFFIPTVIIGVFAFTRLHAACGRTNIKNKVNRGGSYF from the coding sequence ATGGAAAATAAGAGACCGCTCAAAACAGTGAACTGGAAGCTTTGGACAGGGCTCTTTTTAAGCGCCCTGTTTCTTTTCGTTGCATTTCGCCGGGTAGATATATGGAAAACAGGCCAAATAATAGCTTCATCAGATTATACCCTTCTTTTGCCTGCAGCCCTGATAACCATTATCCAGTATATTATACGCGCCCTTCGCTGGGAGATTTTCTTATGTCATGTACAGAAGACCGGTTTTAAAAACAGACTTCTTTCCATATTTACAGGTTTTGCAGCCAACTGTGTTCTACCGGCAAGGCTGGGTGAGCTTGTAAGGGCAAACTCCCTTGGGCAGATAGAAGAGATAAGTAAAAGCGCTGTATTCGGCACCCTTGTTATTGAACGCTTGTACGACGGGTTTATTATGCTTATTATTATAGTTATCGGACTTATGAGTACAACCTTTCCCCCTGAGTTTAACCACATCATCGAGCACATCCGGTGGAGCTCCCTTATTTTTTTCTGTGCAATTGTACTTGCAATGTTTTTTATCGCTTTAATCAGGCGCAGGCCGGATATCTTTCAACGGGTTATAGATAAGATTCTTTTCCTGTTTTCAGAAGCTGTAAGAAAGAAAATAGGCCTGGTTCTTGATAATTTTTTTCTGGGTCTCTCACCTGTCAAAGAGTGCAGGCCATTACTGATGGCCTTATTATGGTCACTGTTACTTTGGGGATTATCCCTGTTCCAGATCCATCTGGTGGGGATTGCATCAGGCATCAGGCTTCCCTTTGTGACAACCTTTTTAATTATGGGATTTCTTTTTGCCGGAGTGATTGTGCCTTCAGCCCCAGGATTTATAGGGGCATACCACCTCGCCGGGCAGTATGCCTATATAGTATTAGGGATATCCGCTGAGGCCGGGCTTTCTGTCGCGACCCTGCTTCATGCCCTTTTTTTTATCCCTACAGTAATAATCGGGGTGTTTGCCTTTACAAGGCTGCATGCAGCCTGTGGGCGGACAAATATCAAAAATAAGGTCAACCGAGGTGGATCCTATTTTTGA
- a CDS encoding bifunctional riboflavin kinase/FAD synthetase — protein sequence MTVITDLGALTKPLINPVLTIGNFDGVHKGHLALFDRVKRLARGINGQSVVMTFEPHPLKVVRHRNEPRLITPLEDKIRLILASGIDVILCLPFTLEFAAITANDFVEGILVKKIGIKEIVVGYDYSFGSGRKGNIELLKKMGDELGFRVHVVEPVYLNDTLVSSTSIRNLIRAGDLAEAKRLLGRDHQITGIVKTGMGRGGSLLGFPTANLAPYKEIIPGTGVYAVRVIIKDREYNGVCNIGVNPTFNGESLSIETHILDFSGDIVGEKLAIRFVDRLRDEKKYSSKDELVRQIEKDVINARKILEVNGK from the coding sequence ATGACTGTTATCACTGATCTGGGGGCGCTTACAAAACCTTTAATCAATCCGGTGCTTACCATCGGAAATTTTGACGGGGTGCATAAAGGGCATCTGGCCCTGTTTGACAGGGTAAAAAGACTTGCCCGGGGGATTAATGGGCAGTCTGTTGTAATGACATTTGAGCCCCACCCCTTAAAGGTGGTAAGACACAGAAACGAGCCCAGGCTCATCACCCCTCTTGAAGATAAGATTAGACTGATCCTTGCCTCTGGAATTGATGTGATACTCTGCCTCCCGTTTACTTTAGAATTTGCAGCCATCACTGCTAATGATTTTGTAGAGGGGATTCTGGTTAAAAAAATAGGCATCAAAGAAATAGTAGTGGGATATGACTACAGTTTCGGTTCAGGCAGAAAAGGGAATATAGAACTGTTAAAAAAGATGGGTGACGAGCTTGGTTTCAGGGTGCATGTTGTTGAGCCTGTTTACCTTAATGACACCCTTGTATCAAGCACCTCCATAAGAAACCTGATTCGGGCGGGAGACCTTGCTGAGGCAAAAAGGCTTTTGGGGCGTGACCACCAGATTACAGGTATTGTAAAAACCGGTATGGGAAGGGGCGGAAGTCTGCTTGGCTTTCCCACTGCCAATCTTGCCCCTTACAAGGAGATTATCCCGGGCACAGGCGTGTATGCGGTAAGGGTAATCATAAAAGACAGGGAGTATAATGGTGTATGCAATATAGGCGTTAACCCGACATTTAACGGGGAATCACTCTCTATCGAGACCCATATCCTTGATTTCAGCGGTGATATTGTAGGTGAAAAGCTTGCCATAAGGTTTGTTGATCGCCTGAGGGATGAGAAAAAATACAGCAGCAAGGATGAACTGGTAAGGCAGATAGAAAAGGATGTAATCAATGCAAGGAAAATCCTGGAAGTGAATGGAAAATAA